The genomic DNA CTATATTGTTTGCTTTCATTAGTCTGTCTACATACTTGAccttaatgtttattttaatattcgTGAAACAGCCAAACAAAGTCCAGTTACctattctattttaaatataaactgATTTTCAGCTAGCATCTTAGCTATATAACGTTAATAACATTGCACTACCTGTTTGGTGACATTACTCTAGCTAACAATACTGTAGTACTAGCTTATGGCTAGCTCTAGCGGCGGTAGCATTAATTTTACTACACCGTTATAGTTTAACTGTCATTCGATGTCGGGCACGTCGGAACAAGCGTCTGGTAGGAACAAGGATGTCACTGTTACTCCGCAACAGCTCCTGTCTGGCTCGATTCGCCACATTAAAAATTCGATCAAACGCAGAAACTGCGGTCTCAGTGTTTCCCTCTCGATCCATTTTCAAACGTTTCTCAGCAGATTACGCGCGCTCCGTACGTGCGCGTCACGGTTGTGGAGTTGCCCAATGAGAAGTCCTGAGAAGTCAGAGGCTGCCAATTACCATATTAATTTCGGATATGTGGGCgggacaatgacgtcatttcggATATGTAGTCCGAATTACCAtattaattgtagatatctacaatgttatttgaacatgttgtaattcaattgcagatatctgcaattcaattgttacatgtaaaaatgtaattgcagatatcaAGAATTCAATTTCAACATGTTGTAattcaattgcagatatctgtaataCAATTGTTAagtgtaacaattgaattgcagatatctgcaattcaattgttacatgtaacaattgaatgttaaaagggcttgccataCGAAGCAGGCGTTTGTGATTTCAGACACAGACAGCTGCTCATGGTAGGCTTTCTCAGCAGAGATGACCGGGGCATAGGTGGCCATTGGGAAGTGGATACGAGGGTAAGGCACCAAGTTGGTCTGAAACTCTGTCAGATCAACATTCAGAGCTCCATCAAAACGAAGAGAAGATGTGATTGATGAGACGGTCTGGCTCATGAGACGGTTAAGATTAGGGTATGAAGGGTGCTTAATATCAAGGTTCCTCTGGCAGATGTCGTAGATGGCCTCGTTGTCCACCATGAAGGCACAGTCTGAGTGCTCCAAGGTGGTGTGGGTGGTCAGGATGGAGTTGTAAGGCTCAACTACAGCAGTGGAAATCTGGGGTGATGGGTAGACAGCAAACTCAAGCTTGGCCTTTTTACCATAGTCAACAGAGAGCCTCTCCATCAGCAAGGAGGTGAAACCAGAGCCAGTGCCTCCACCAAAGGAGTGGTAGATGAGAAATCCCTGCAGGCCAGTGCACTGATccgcctgtaaaaaaaaagcaataaaatccTTATTAGTTTTAAGATTAGGTTTTATTTCCTGCAACTTTCATTTCTTTTAGCTGTACCATTTTACGAGTCCTATCCATAACAAGTTCTATGATCTCTTTCCCAATGGTGTAGTGTCCTCGGGCATAGTTGTTGGCAGCATCCTCTTTTCCTGTGATGagctgatctggatgaaacagCTGACGGTACGTTCCTGTTCGCACTTCATCTATAGAGAAAATCAAAGCAGTAAAGTtatgtagtttcaaaataatcTAATGAAATACACAATTCAGAATAATTTTCAATCCATagacgttttttttaaaaaaaaaacatgacttattTAATTGGTGCAGTTTTCCTGATGTTTAGTCACAGGCCcagggcgccatctgctggaagGGGGCCAAATAGcaccacatttcttttttttttaaatgataatttaaaaaggtataatgaacgtgaaacacaccctttacaatcactgtacatgttttctcctaatttaatattaatactaaaaatctgtaactttatatgtgttatggtcatttttatattcatcatcatatcctcaaatgtatgttcatgtgtacaatttgtcatgttttaatacatgacgactccattactctttacacttttgaacagctgaatcatgattaaacagtacagatcgtattattctcagtgcagcacagtctctgctcacatgcagatatacactgacgcacacacttatcaaggacagataaagactggcaccaaaccttctcataacatctttatcatcctccaacaattccactatgggcatctgactccctctcttttgtctctcactgttgggaccttttcttatctgtataaaaccttaagctgaaactgttagaggggcgcggcacttccttcggacgtccgcctggacggacgctaattttgtttcactttgttccattttgtaccttttttcttagtttagaataaacattttttatataaaatcatcaatgcttctcctggactccatcattcaaccagagcaataaatcatgtctccaaataaggtcaaccgtaaattcagccgtaacaattggcgatcacgaacaggaccatcttctgtccacccctcggacagagactggatcacgaaccatcggttgaacctcaacaccaattcggactaaggtaaagctgcctttataaatatatatatatatatatgtaaattttcatttacatatatatatattcgctctgtgttgattttttttggaaccagtcaagcattgtattgattttcagctttgagctttgattttgatcctcagctgttctgtgttttgacagtGAATAGAATGCCatgagaagggctcaaatggttgaggttctgtgctttttaatgctgtaggttccctctgtttttcttcgggctcggatattttgtttcggcataaaatacggctggtcattatttactttggttttgttcggacacccacagacagcctgtgaggtcctgaccatagatagacgggcaaccaaagtttccaaaacatcccagcggtgccatgatctgagttcacctctgtaccgaaagcaaaatagattaaaaccccgaatctaacctaaattgtgtttctgtgaatcaaacagatgaacaacccaataaacaaataatatatgcatacgcatatacaatcttggtatgatgtgaactcagatcatgctttcaggcgagttttacttttttttatctttgtttttattttgtttaaacgtggaatcagatttctccctttggcttggctttaatgctttcatttggacgagtgtcagcttttgagaaagggagagaaagacagagagccaaacacacacacacgtcgctgctgtgtttttcttttttttttggacgtgtgaacacacacacacacacacacacacacacacacacacacacacacacacacacacacacacacacacacacacacacacacgtacagagagtGAGAGGgaagcgcgcgcacgcacacgcacaggcacgcgcacgcacagccaaacacgcacgcacgcacagagagaggtggcgcccctcactggccagtttagtgcactacacacttgtgacacaacattgtgatttctcacttctcccctgccgatagaatagtgccattacacacagacactatttttatttttattttaaattttattttgatttcatgtttgatggacaacacacactcaaacacacacacacagatgaatacagtatttcattttattttattttaatattactgttaccatcattatcattttttattatttaaattgttagtttctgttggctttgtggttgcccccctgaagaaacaacatcttcaatgaaagaatgaaatcaccttcaactcttacgctaatgaaatgtcaacatcattcaaaggaccaagcatcagaaggaaatggacaattaaaggtgtgt from Gouania willdenowi chromosome 4, fGouWil2.1, whole genome shotgun sequence includes the following:
- the LOC114462521 gene encoding tubulin alpha chain-like encodes the protein MREIISIHVGQAGVQIGNSCWELFCLEHGIQPNGQVLSNQESGGGDDSFNTFFSETGTGKRVPRALYVDLEPTVIDEVRTGTYRQLFHPDQLITGKEDAANNYARGHYTIGKEIIELVMDRTRKMADQCTGLQGFLIYHSFGGGTGSGFTSLLMERLSVDYGKKAKLEFAVYPSPQISTAVVEPYNSILTTHTTLEHSDCAFMVDNEAIYDICQRNLDIKHPSYPNLNRLMSQTVSSITSSLRFDGALNVDLTEFQTNLVPYPRIHFPMATYAPVISAEKAYHEQLSVSEITNACFAPGFGIVPSDPKRGKYSRACHINAAIAAIKTKRSIQFVDWCPTGFKVGINYQPPSVVPGGDLSKVQRAVCMLSNTTAISEAWARLNHKFDLMYAKRAFVHWYVGEGMEEGEFSEAREDMAALEKDYEEVGADSVEDEGEEGEEY